A window of the Linepithema humile isolate Giens D197 chromosome 4, Lhum_UNIL_v1.0, whole genome shotgun sequence genome harbors these coding sequences:
- the LOC136999439 gene encoding uncharacterized protein isoform X2, which produces MVNIDDHLNLNRILLIAIGLWPYQKSKLARLQSIYCYSMLITIIVFQLTTFVTSKCTIDLVIQVFSATSAVTGATIMYNWFYINSETIKYSTEQLQRICNDLKDKNEIAIIERYGSHVKRFTVVTISAFVCVSSFVMGYQLWPIFHDILLSTKVSRPRSLMLKTEYFVDQEKYFYLPLLHINISFFIAFFTSVAVGTTIIAYYLYVSAMFHIASYRIEHAMQICTVQSIILLNEKMIYKRIVCAVDIHRKAMMFSDRLISRFQLTSMILIIFGVMDLSLNFYRTLETISLGCKDFLVPFLIASISLIYLFLANFVAQQIIDDNNHIFATAYNIRWVFTVFCYA; this is translated from the exons ATGGTCAATATAGATGATCATTTGAATCTCAATCGAATATTGTTGATAGCAATTGGTTTGTGGCCTTATCAAAAATCAAAACTTGCACGACTTCAatcaatatattgttatagTATGCTTATAACTATTATTGTATTTCAg cTTACAACATTTGTGACTTCAAAATGTACTATTGATCTTGTAATCCAAGTTTTTTCTGCCACGTCTGCTGTTACTGGTGCAACAATAATGTATAACTGGTTTTATATTAACAGTGAAACA ataaaatattcaacgGAGCAATTACAACGCATCTGCAatgatttaaaagataaaaacgaAATTGCCATTATAGAACGATACGGAAGCCATGTAAAACGTTTCACAGTTGTAACCATAT CGGCTTTCGTATGTGTTTCATCGTTTGTAATGGGTTACCAATTATGGCCAATTTTTCACGACATTCTTTTATCTACAAAAGTATCACGACCACGTTCATTGATGTTGAAGACTGAGTACTTTGTCGATcaagagaaatatttctacTTACCActattgcatataaatatatcttttttcataGCATTTTTTACATCGGTAGCAGTAGGGACAACGATCATTGCGTATTACCTATATGTTAGCGCAATGTTTCATATTGCTAG ttATCGTATCGAGCACGCAATGCAAATTTGTACAGTACAAAGTATCATCCTACTAAACGAGAAGATGATTTATAAGAGAATAGTTTGTGCTGTAGATATTCATCGCAAAGCTATGAT GTTTTCTGACCGTTTAATATCCAGATTTCAATTAACAtctatgattttaataatatttggagTGATGGATTTGAGCCTGAATTTTTATCGT ACTCTTGAGACTATATCATTGGGATGTAAGGATTTTTTAGTGCCTTTTCTAATAGCAtctattagtttaatatatttattcttagcCAACTTTGTTGCACAACAAATTATAGATGacaataatcatatatttgcGACTgc ATATAATATTCGATG GGTCTTTACAGTGTTTTGCTACg CTTAG
- the LOC136999439 gene encoding odorant receptor 22c-like isoform X1: MVNIDDHLNLNRILLIAIGLWPYQKSKLARLQSIYCYSMLITIIVFQLTTFVTSKCTIDLVIQVFSATSAVTGATIMYNWFYINSETIKYSTEQLQRICNDLKDKNEIAIIERYGSHVKRFTVVTISAFVCVSSFVMGYQLWPIFHDILLSTKVSRPRSLMLKTEYFVDQEKYFYLPLLHINISFFIAFFTSVAVGTTIIAYYLYVSAMFHIASYRIEHAMQICTVQSIILLNEKMIYKRIVCAVDIHRKAMMFSDRLISRFQLTSMILIIFGVMDLSLNFYRTLETISLGCKDFLVPFLIASISLIYLFLANFVAQQIIDDNNHIFATAYNIRWYLAPIHVQKLILFLLQRGNKIYGLNIGGLFLGSLQCFATLSNASVSYCSVLYSIGL; the protein is encoded by the exons ATGGTCAATATAGATGATCATTTGAATCTCAATCGAATATTGTTGATAGCAATTGGTTTGTGGCCTTATCAAAAATCAAAACTTGCACGACTTCAatcaatatattgttatagTATGCTTATAACTATTATTGTATTTCAg cTTACAACATTTGTGACTTCAAAATGTACTATTGATCTTGTAATCCAAGTTTTTTCTGCCACGTCTGCTGTTACTGGTGCAACAATAATGTATAACTGGTTTTATATTAACAGTGAAACA ataaaatattcaacgGAGCAATTACAACGCATCTGCAatgatttaaaagataaaaacgaAATTGCCATTATAGAACGATACGGAAGCCATGTAAAACGTTTCACAGTTGTAACCATAT CGGCTTTCGTATGTGTTTCATCGTTTGTAATGGGTTACCAATTATGGCCAATTTTTCACGACATTCTTTTATCTACAAAAGTATCACGACCACGTTCATTGATGTTGAAGACTGAGTACTTTGTCGATcaagagaaatatttctacTTACCActattgcatataaatatatcttttttcataGCATTTTTTACATCGGTAGCAGTAGGGACAACGATCATTGCGTATTACCTATATGTTAGCGCAATGTTTCATATTGCTAG ttATCGTATCGAGCACGCAATGCAAATTTGTACAGTACAAAGTATCATCCTACTAAACGAGAAGATGATTTATAAGAGAATAGTTTGTGCTGTAGATATTCATCGCAAAGCTATGAT GTTTTCTGACCGTTTAATATCCAGATTTCAATTAACAtctatgattttaataatatttggagTGATGGATTTGAGCCTGAATTTTTATCGT ACTCTTGAGACTATATCATTGGGATGTAAGGATTTTTTAGTGCCTTTTCTAATAGCAtctattagtttaatatatttattcttagcCAACTTTGTTGCACAACAAATTATAGATGacaataatcatatatttgcGACTgc ATATAATATTCGATGGTATCTAGCTCCTATACATGTACAAAAATtgatactatttttattgcaaagaggaaacaaaatatatggTTTAAATATTGGTGGATTGTTTCTAGGGTCTTTACAGTGTTTTGCTACg CTTAGTAATGCATCCGTATCTTACTGCAGTGTCCTGTATTCTATAGGATTATAA
- the LOC136999439 gene encoding uncharacterized protein isoform X3: MYNWFYINSETIKYSTEQLQRICNDLKDKNEIAIIERYGSHVKRFTVVTISAFVCVSSFVMGYQLWPIFHDILLSTKVSRPRSLMLKTEYFVDQEKYFYLPLLHINISFFIAFFTSVAVGTTIIAYYLYVSAMFHIASYRIEHAMQICTVQSIILLNEKMIYKRIVCAVDIHRKAMMFSDRLISRFQLTSMILIIFGVMDLSLNFYRTLETISLGCKDFLVPFLIASISLIYLFLANFVAQQIIDDNNHIFATAYNIRWYLAPIHVQKLILFLLQRGNKIYGLNIGGLFLGSLQCFATLSNASVSYCSVLYSIGL; the protein is encoded by the exons ATGTATAACTGGTTTTATATTAACAGTGAAACA ataaaatattcaacgGAGCAATTACAACGCATCTGCAatgatttaaaagataaaaacgaAATTGCCATTATAGAACGATACGGAAGCCATGTAAAACGTTTCACAGTTGTAACCATAT CGGCTTTCGTATGTGTTTCATCGTTTGTAATGGGTTACCAATTATGGCCAATTTTTCACGACATTCTTTTATCTACAAAAGTATCACGACCACGTTCATTGATGTTGAAGACTGAGTACTTTGTCGATcaagagaaatatttctacTTACCActattgcatataaatatatcttttttcataGCATTTTTTACATCGGTAGCAGTAGGGACAACGATCATTGCGTATTACCTATATGTTAGCGCAATGTTTCATATTGCTAG ttATCGTATCGAGCACGCAATGCAAATTTGTACAGTACAAAGTATCATCCTACTAAACGAGAAGATGATTTATAAGAGAATAGTTTGTGCTGTAGATATTCATCGCAAAGCTATGAT GTTTTCTGACCGTTTAATATCCAGATTTCAATTAACAtctatgattttaataatatttggagTGATGGATTTGAGCCTGAATTTTTATCGT ACTCTTGAGACTATATCATTGGGATGTAAGGATTTTTTAGTGCCTTTTCTAATAGCAtctattagtttaatatatttattcttagcCAACTTTGTTGCACAACAAATTATAGATGacaataatcatatatttgcGACTgc ATATAATATTCGATGGTATCTAGCTCCTATACATGTACAAAAATtgatactatttttattgcaaagaggaaacaaaatatatggTTTAAATATTGGTGGATTGTTTCTAGGGTCTTTACAGTGTTTTGCTACg CTTAGTAATGCATCCGTATCTTACTGCAGTGTCCTGTATTCTATAGGATTATAA